The following DNA comes from Streptococcus pasteurianus.
ATTTTGTCATTGTTTTTAAATTAGATGACGACGAGGCATTTTACGCCCTCAATCGTTCAAAACTTGGATATGATCATGAGTTGAAACGTCTCAAACGTTTTACCAAATCGACACTTTATCAAGGGATTTTATCCGTTCCGCTAAAGGCACGTCAGACGATTCAGATTTTGCAGGTACCAAGTGATAAAAAGTTGCTGAAGGCTTACGTGACCTATTACGATAAGGCAAGCATTGATTGGTTGTGCTTTGGCAAGAAAGCCAACCTAGACGATGTTTATGATCCCTTTCGTGATGCGCACTCGGCGCTTTTTCACTCAGATGATTCTGACAATGCCATATCTTATGATGATTATCAGGGTATTCAGGATTTCCATCCTTTTTCACTTTTAGATAATCAAGCCGTTGCTACTCCATGTTTTTACCAAGACCCGAAAAAAAACAAGCAAATTGCTCTGCAATTGATGGGCTGGTATTATCATGGGCAGCAGCTCAAAATCAATTGGAAACCCGACAATCAGCACAATGCACGCTGGCGCTCGTCGGTTGTAGCGATTGACCGAAAGACTCGCCGTTATTTTTTTCAAGGAAATATTTATCAAGAAAAAGGAACTGACCCCGTCTTTTTAGAGAATCTTTTATTTGATTGTGATTTGAAAAATAGCAGAGCAGCAAAAGCAGAGTTTGACAGATTTATTCAAGAGATAAAAGAACAAGAGCGCGAGGCTTTGCTAAAGCTGCGCTGACAATCAAAGAGGTTTTTGAGTCCGCTTTTTATTTGTGCTATAATATTTTCTGACTGAAAACAATATTAGAAAGTATGAAAATGACAGATATTGACATTGAACGTTATCATGAACTAGCTCAACAAAAACAAAAAGAACACCGCAAATTTTTAGCAACACTCAAGAAAAAAGCTCCTAAAAATCTTGATAAAATTACTCAAGAAATTCACACAGAAGTTTTTAACGAGATTGATTGTACAAAATGTGCTAACTGCTGCAAAAGCTTAGGTCCTCTGTTTACAGAAGCAGATATCACACGCATTTCAAAAGTCTTTCGCATGAAACTTGGCGTATTTGAAGACATGTACCTTCGTGTCGATGAAGACGGCGACAAAGTCTTTCAATCAATGCCTTGTCCATTTTTAGGCGATGACAATCTTTGCACCATTTACGACGTCCGACCAAAAGCATGCCGTGAATTTCCGCACACAGACCGCAAAAAAATCTATCAAATTAATAACCTAACCATCAAAAACACCCTTTTCTGCCCCGCAGCCTACCTCTTTGTTGAAAAACTCAAAGAACGATTGGAAGGGAAATAAAGATTTAGAAAGTATCTCATTTTGAGGTGCTTTTTTCCTATCCCTTACTACGTCTGGTTTTTCATGAAAGCGGTAAAATTTACAATCAAATTAATGTACTTTATTTGAAAATCATAGTAAGCTTACAGTATTCGAAATAGAGGAGGGCAGTTATGTTTTTAGCATGGAATGAAATGAAACACTCGAAGCTGCGTTATGGATTAGTGGTTGGAGTGATTTTCTTGATTGCTTACTTGGTCTTTTTCCTGACGGGTTTGGCTAATGGTTTAGCCCAGACCAATCGCTCGGCGGTTGATTCTTGGAAATCTGATTATGTCATTTTAAATGAGCAAGCTAATAAAAATCTGCGCATGTCACGCTTTTCAGTCGACTTAAAAAATGATGTTAACGCTGATAAAATGGCAGAATTGACACAAGCTTCTACGACAATTAAAGACAAGGAAAAAAATAAAATTAATGTCAATTTATTCGCGATTAAGCAGGATGAATTTCTACGTCCGAAGTTGAGTGAAGGAAAGCTTTTCTCAAAAACAGGAGAAGTCGTCGCTGATAGTAGCTTAAAAAAATCATATCAATTAAAAATTGGTGACAAAATTACTCTTGGAGATAGTACTAAAAAGCTAACTATTACTGGTTTTACAGATAATGCGAGCTTTAATGTTCAGCCAGTCCTTTACATGACAAAAGAAACACTGGCAAGCGTCCTTGCGGATAATGCTCAAGTAAATACAATCAGTGCTCTAGTGATTCGTGGCAAGGTAAATCAGGTTCCTAAAGAGCTTGAGAGCATGACCACATCAACGTTTATTGAAAATCTTCCAGGTTATAAAGCTCAGAATCTGACTTTTTCCTTTATGATTGGCTTTTTGATTGTGATAGCAGCGATTGTCATTGGAATATTCATCTATATTTTGACACTGCAGAAAAAAGCAATCTTTGGTGTTTTAAAAGCGCAAGGCATTTCTAACGGCTATCTATCACGGATGGTTTTCGCACAGACCTTTATTTTAGCCATATTAGCGGTTAGTCTCGGCTTAGCGTTAACCCTGCTCAGTGCCGTTTTTCTACCAACATCAGTTCCGTTTCAGGTAAATCCACTCTTTTTTGCAGGAATTAGTGTGCTGATGGTTCTTATTGCCGTTTTTGGTGCACTTTTCTCAGTGGTAAGCATTGTCAAAGTTGACCCTTTAAAGGCAATCGGTTAGGAGATAATTATGACAGCAATTGAATTAATCAATATCAAAAAATATTTCAAAGATGGTCCAGATCAAATTGAAGCTCTGAAAGAGACAAATTTGACGATTAACAAAGGTGAATTTGTTGCCGTTATTGGCCCGTCAGGTTCTGGAAAAAGTACTTTTTTGACCATTATTGGTGGCCTGCAATCACCGTCACAAGGTGAAGTGAGATTGAACGGCCAAGCTTTTAGCCAGAAAAAAGAAAAAGCGCGTGCTAAGATGCGTTTTGACCAGATTGGCTTTATCTTGCAAGCTTCCAACCTAGTACCCTTTTTAAAAATCAAAGATCAGCTACGCTTAGTTGACAAGATTGATAAGAAAAAACAGCGCGAATCGATTGACAGCCTTTTTGACCAGCTGGGTATTGCCAGTATCGCAGACAAATATCCTGAGGAAATTTCTGGCGGGCAAAGGCAACGAGTGGCGATAGCCAGAGCCTTGTATAATGACCCAACGATTATCTTGGCTGATGAGCCAACAGCAAGTTTGGACACTGAAAAAGCCATGGAAGTTGTCAAAATTCTAGCTGACGAGGCCAAAGAAAAGAATAAAGCAGTCTTAATGGTTACGCACGACAGACGTTTAGTCTCTTATTGTGACCGATTGTTGGTCATGGAAGACGGCGTTTTACGAGAAGAAGAGATTGCTGCTTATCAGTAGTAATTTGTCTTGAGATGCGATGTGTGATATAATGAGGTCAAATCTTACCGATTTAAAAAAGGGTCGTTAGTAAAGGAGACGTCATGATTACTTTTTTCTTACAAATGCGTCGGACATTGCGTGTCCTGTGGTCAATCTTTAAGGATGATGAAACCAGAGGAATTGCAGGTGTCACTGCTGTTTTATTGCTCAGTGGGACACTTTTTTATGCAAATGTAGAACATTTTACTTATTTGGATGCCCTTTATTTTTCATTTACAACTTTAACAACGATTGGCTACGGGGATATTTATCCCGTTACAGCAGCTGGAAAGATTTTTACCATGATGTATTCAGTTGTCGGATTAGGGGTTATGGGGAGTTTTCTAGCTGTTGTGGTTAAAAAATTGGGTCAATTGGATAAAAAAAAGTGAGAGAAGACCTGTGATTTATCGTGATTTATTGTTTGATTTGGACCATACTTTGCTTGATTTTAACGCGGCAGAAGATGTTGCTCTGACAGAACTTTTGACAGAGGCGCACGTGGATGATATTGAAACTTACAAAGAAGTTTATATTCCCATGAATCGTAAACTTTGGAATGATTTAAGTTTGAAAAAGATTACCAAAAAAGAATTGGTTGACACCCGTTTTTCTCGTTTATTTGCGCATTTTGGACATGAGGTTGATGGACATGCCTTTGCTATGCGCTATCAAGATTTTCTTAGCCAACAAGGTCAGACTCTTCCTGGGGCAGATCAGTTGTTAGACCAGCTAAATCAAGAAGGTTACCGCATTTTTGGTGCAACAAATGGCATTACCAAGATTCAAACTGGTCGCATGGCTAATTCAGGGATTAAAGATTATTTTGAACACGTCTTTATCTCTGACGAAGTTGGTTATCAAAAGCCAGATAAAGGCTTTTATGACGCCATTTCTGGAGCCATTTCACGATTTAATCAGGAAAAAGCTTTGATGATTGGTGATAATTTGCTGGCGGATATTCAAGGTGGCAATAATGCTGGCATCGATACTGTCTGGTATAACCCAGATAAAAAAATCAATCACACCGTAGCTAACCCAACCTACACCGTCCATAACTATCAAGAATTGCTAAAATTATTACGATAAAGATAAAAGCTAGAAGTTTTAACTTCTAGCTTTTATCTTTAATAATCGATTTTACGTTCTTCTGTGATAAGTTTAGCCATTTGTTCGGGGTTAATAATTTGAATCTGATGGCCAGTTTTTTCAATCATTTCTTCAGCGCGAAGTGATTTTACCATTCGTGCAATAGTCACTGAGTGCATGCCTAAGTAGCAGGCGATTTCTTGATAGGTAAAGAAGGTATTTAAAGCTAAATGACCTGATTCACATGGCTCAGCTTGGTCAAGTAAGAAGCGGCAGAATTGGACCAAAGCAGGTTCGTTTTTACTGCTGTGAAAATGTTCCATGAGATAAATATGATTTTCGGTCAATGTATTTAACATCAAGCTAACAACTGATGGAAATCCTAGCAAGTCTTGAAATTGACGATTAGAAATGCGGTAAGCCACGCAAGGCGTTTTGGCAACAATTGAAAATGATTTTTTCCCGTAATAGTTCAAATGCAGATTGTTCATCAATGGAACAAAGCCGACAAATTGTCGCTTTTTAAAGTATAGATAAGTTGTTTCTTTGCCATCACAAGAAATAGATGAAAGAGCACAGATGCCTGAAGATAGAATATAAATATCACCGCTTGTTTCGCCAGTGACGGACTGTGCGAGATTATCTCCCTTTTTAAAGGTCACACGTTCGCCGTATTGATAAAGTTCTGTAATATCTAGTGTAGAGTACATAATTACCCTTTCTAAAATTAACATAGGCTATATAACTATATAGTTTACGTTAAAAAAGCGTTTTTATCAAGCCAAAAAATCAGAAAAAGAGCTTAAAAATATCTTGATAATGATTTTTAAAATGACTATTTTTGCGCCAAATAAAGGTAAAATCATGACTTATGGCAGGAATATCCAAATTAATTTTTTGGAGTTTACCTGCAGAAATTTCTTTTTGAACCACGCTTTGATAAACAAAACTAATTCCCAGATTTTTTTGGACTAGCTCGCAAATGGTATTTAGATTACCAATTTCAGTGATTTTATGGAAATCAGAAATGGTTAGATTGGCCTCTTTGAGCATGATTTCAAGTATTTCACGGGTACCTGACCCTTGCTCGCGTACGATGATAGGATAGGCTAGTAGGTCTTCTAAAGAATAGCTTCCGCTTGCTAGGGGTGAGCCGGGAGAAGCGACCGCGATGAAAGATTCTGTGCGATAAGGCAGAAAATCGTATTTTTCTTTTGAAAAGAAACCTTCGATCAAGGCAAAATCAATCTGTCCATTATCAATAGCTTTTAACAGTGTCTCGGTATTATCCACCAGCATTTTGACTTGGAAATTCGGGTGATTTGCCAAAATATCCACTAAAGAATCGGTCAAAACATACTCGCCAATGGTTAAAGTAGCCCCAAAATTTAGCGGCTGTAAATCTTGCTTGAGCTGTGTCTTGAAATGCTTAATATCTGTGTCCATAGTCGTCAGCAAATCAAGCAATTCTTTGCCACTTTGTGTCAGCTGACATTGCTTGCCAGAAAAGGTAAAAAGCTTAGTTTGATACTCTGTCTCTAAAGTTTTGACATGCTTAGTGACTGCAGGTTGAGTGATATGCAATTCTTTAGCAGCTTGGGTAAAATTAAGCGTTTCGCAGACTTTCATAAAGGTAAAAACACGGTAATCAAGCATAATAATCTCCTATTATTTTTTTTTATTATATCATAATAAATCATAATTTTACATTATAACTTGTCCAGGTTATAATATTTTGTGAAAAGGAGTTTTTATTATGATGACAATTGAGAAAAAATTGCCGGGAATTATGTTTTGTGTGATTCTAGCTTTACCAGCCTGGTTTTTAGGGAATTTATTTCCACTTGTAGGAGCGCCAGTATTTGCAATTCTACTTGGGATGGTTATGGGGAATTTTCATAATAATCGCACCCAAACCACTGATGGTATTGCTTTTACATCAAAATATATTTTACAAGCGGCGGTTGTTTTATTAGGTTTTGGTTTAAACTTAACACAAGTTTTTAAAGTTGGGACACAGTCATTGCCAATTATTATTTCAACCATTGCAGTCTCGTTGGTTGTAGCGTTTTTATTGCAAAAATGGCTAAAATTGGATAGTAATATAGCAATCTTGGTTGGTGTTGGGTCATCTATTTGTGGTGGCTCAGCTATTGCCGCAACAGCACCAGTTATTAAAGCAAAAGATGAAGAAGTCGCAAAGAGTATTTCGGTTATCTTTCTTTTCAATATCTTAGCGGCACTAATTTTTCCAACGTTGGGAGAATTACTTCACCTATCTAACCAAGGTTTTGCGCTTTTTGCGGGAACAGCTGTCAATGATACGTCATCCGTTACGGCGACCGCGACAGCTTGGGATGCTGTTCACGGGTCAAATACCTTAGACGGTGCAACAATTGTGAAATTAACGCGCACATTGGCCATTATTCCGATTACTTTAGGACTGTCAATCTATAAAGCCTATCAAGATTCAAAAAATGGCAGAGCTAACCAAACGACTTTCCAATTGAAAAAAGCTTTTCCAATGTTTATTCTTTATTTCTTATTGGCTTCGATTGTCACGACAATTGTCAGCGGTTTAGGAATTGATACGGTTATTTTTGATAATCTTAAGACACTTTCAAAATTCTTTATTGTCATGGCAATGGGAGCTATTGGTCTTAACACGAATCCTATTAAACTTATTAAGACTGGTGGACAAGCTATTGGATTGGGAGCTACGTGTTGGATAGCTATCACCTGTGTCAGTCTCTGGATGCAACATCTTCTAGGGATTTGGTAATGAAAATGTAGGAACAATGTTTGTGACTATTCAAGCATTGTTTTTCTTTTTTAAAAAATGATAGCGTTTACTTGAAATCGTTTCCTTAAGTGCTATAATGACCTTGAAAACCTTAGTTAAATTTTATAAATAAAGACTATTAATCTAATGGTTAACAGTTGTAAGGCATGGAATTTAGCAACGATAAAGGAGGAAAAGGTACGATGGCATATAAAACAACTTATCCTTATACAAACGAGATTCTTGCGACTTTTGACAATGCAACGGATGAAGCGTTAGAGGAAGCTTTGGCAAATGGGCATGCGCTTTATAAAAAGTGGCGTGCTGAAGGTGGCTTAGCAGAGCGAAAAGCTCAATTGCGTAAGATTGCTGAGCTGCTACGTCGTGACGTTGACAAATACGCTGAAGTCATGACAAAAGATATGGGAAAATTGTTCGTGGAAGCTAAAGGCGAAGTGGACCTCTGTGCAGAAATTGCTGATTACTATGCTGATAAGGCAGAAGAATTTTTGAAACCACGTCCGCTTGAAAACATTAATGGTGATGCTTACTACATCAAGCAAGCGACAGGTGTTTTGGTAGCCGTTGAACCATGGAATTTCCCATTCTATCAAATCATGCGCGTCTTTGCACCAAACTTTATGATTGGAAATCCGATGATTTTGAAACATGCTTCAATCTGTCCAGCATCAGCACAAGCATTTGATGATTTGGTTTTGGAAGCAGGTGCACCAATTGGCGCATTCAAAAATCTCTTCCTTTCTTATGACCAAGTTTCCAAGGCTATCGCAGACCCACGTGTTGTTGGGGTTTGCTTGACTGGTTCTGAACGTGGTGGTGCTTCTATTGCAGCAGAAGCGGGAGCAAATTTGAAAAAATCATCTATGGAACTTGGGGGTAATGACGCCTTTATTATCCTAGAAGATGCTGATTTTGATTTGCTTGATAAGACCATTTTCTTTGCTCGTCTCTACAATGCTGGTCAAGTTTGTACCTCATCAAAACGTTTTGTCGTTGTTGGTCAAGAAAACTATGATAAATTCGTTGATATGGTAGTTAAACATTTCAAATCAGCTAAATGGGGTGACCCGATGGACCAAGCGACAACTTTAGCACCGTTGTCATCAGCAGCCGCAAAAGAAGAAGTGCTTGGTCAAATCAAATTAGCTAAGCAAAATGGTGCAACTGTGGTTTACGGTGATGAACCAATTGACCACCCCGGAAATTTTGTCATGCCAACTGTTTTGACAAATATCACCAAAGAAAATCCAATCTACAATCAGGAAATCTTTGGTCCAGTTGCTTCTATCTATAAAGTTGATACTGAAGAAGAAGCTATCGCGCTTGCCAATGATTCTAGCTATGGTCTTGGTGGTACCGTCTTTTCAGAAAATCTTAATCATGCCAAAGAAGTGGCTGCCAAGATTGAGACAGGGATGTCATTTATCAATTCTGGTTGGACATCACACCCAGAAATCCCATTTGGAGGCATTAAAAATTCAGGTTACGGTCGCGAATTAAGCGAACTCGGCTTTGATGCCTTTGTCAACGAACACCTTGTTTTCGTTCCAAATGATTAATTAACTCGCTCTCCTTTTATTTATATTTAAAATAGAAAACCGCAAACTAATTTAGCTTGCGGTTTTTGGATATGCTGAAAAAGTCTTATTTGTTAAATAACAGTTATGAAAAATCACGTAAATTTTTCCTTGGACCAGGATGTAGAATATTGTGATACTCACGTTTTCTTCGACGAACTGCCAGAATAGTAGCGATTGTATGCCCATGTTGTCGCACAAAGATAGGATATGATATCTAATAAATAATAGGGCACCTTGATAAAGAGATTCTGTCAGCGGATAACTACTGATAATGGCAATGACAGTTTCACTCTTCGATAAATCAATCTTGCCTTTATGTTATCAAAAAAAGCCAAATCCTAAAAATAAGAGGAACTTTTACCACAGCAATGCTAAAACGATTTTGTTATAATAGAGACATGAATGAACTGATTAAACATAAACTGGAACTATTGCCAGATAGCCCAGGATGCTATATACACAAGGATAAAAATGGCACGATTATTTATGTTGGTAAGGCAAAAAATCTGAAAAATCGTGTGCGTAGCTATTTTCATGGCAGCCATAATACCAAAACAGAACTTTTGGTTTCAGAAATAGAGGATTTTGAGTATATTGTCACAGGTTCCAATACCGAGGCGTTGCTTCTTGAAATCAATCTCATTCAAGAAAATATGCCAAAATACAATATCAAGCTCAAAGATGATAAATCCTATCCTTTCATCAAAATCACAACTAATGAGCAGTACCCACGTTTAATGATTACCCGCCAAATCAAAAAAGACGGTGCCATGTATTTTGGACCCTATCCTGACTCAGGAGCGGCAACGGAAATCAAACGCCTGTTAGACCGCATTTTTCCATTTAAGAAATGTACCAATCCTGCTAATAAAGTTTGTTTTTATTACCATTTGGGGCAATGTAAAGCACATACGATTTGTCATGTTGACCATGATTATTTTGTTGATATGGCGCACGATGTGAAAAATTTCCTTAATGGTCAAGACAATAAAATTGTTGACCAACTTAAAGATAAAATGCAAAAAGCGTCAGATTTAATGGAATTTGAACGTGCGGCAGAATATCGCGATTTACTGCAAGCTATCTCAACTTTACGCACGAAACAGCGTGTGATGAGCCAAGATATGATGGACCGTGATATTTTTGGTTACTACGTTGACAAAGGCTGGATGTGTGTGCAAGTATTTTTTGTTCGCCAAGGAAAACTCATTCAACGTGATGTTAATATGTTTCCTTATTATAATGACCCAGAAGAAGATTTTTTGACTTACATGGGGCAATTTTACCGTGACAATAAGCACTTTATTCCCAAAGAAATTTTTATTCCTAAAGAAATTGATGAAGACTTGGTCAAGGCGATTGTTGATACGAAAATCATCAAGCCCCAACGTGGTGAGAAGAAGCAGCTTGTTAACCTAGCTATCAAAAATGCACGTATGAGTTTGCAACAAAAATTTGATTTGCTTGAAAAAGATGTTAAGAAAACTTATGGCGCTGTTGAAAATATCGGCGAATTGCTTAACATTCCAAAGCCTGTTCGTATTGAAGCATTTGATAACTCAAATATTCAAGGAACAAGCCCTGTCGCTGCTATGGTGGTCTTTGTAAATGGAAAACCAAGTAAGAAAGATTATCGAAAATTCAAGATTAAAACGGTTGTCGGACCAGATGATTATGCCAGTATGCGCGAGGTCATCTATCGCCGTTATAGCCGTGTGCTGAAAGATGGCTTAGTGCCACCAGATTTGATTATCATCGATGGTGGTCAAGGTCAGGTCAATGTGGCGCGTGATGTTATTGAAAATAAACTCGGTCTTGATATTCCAATTGCTGGTCTGCAAAAAAATGATAAACACCAAACGCACGAATTATTATTTGGTGACCCCTTAGAAGTTGTTGAATTGCCACGAAATTCCGAAGAATTTTTCTTGTTACAACGTATCCAAGATGAGGTGCACCGTTTTGCTATTACCTTCCACCGTCAAGTGCGTAGTAAAAATTCATTCTCATCAAAACTGGATGGCATTGCTGGATTGGGACCAAAGCGCAAGCAATTACTCATGAAGCACTTTAAGAGCCTACCCAATATTCAAAAGGCTGATATAGACGACATTGTGAACTGTGGTATTCCACGAAATGTCGCGACTGCGATTAAAGCAAAATTAAGTGATGAGGAAGCGGCCAATGCTAACGATTAAACCGATGACTGAAGAACTTGCTGTTTGCCAAGTCGAGGATTATTCACAAGTCAGTCTGGGAAATCCGTTTGTCGTTACTGGGGCAACAGATGACGAAAAATAACTTGTTTGTCCGATTGCTTTTGTCTCTGAAAATGCTTTGACAGTTGATAAGACTTGGTCAGCTTTCGAATTGAGGGTATTTTAGACTTTTCTTTGATTGGCATTTTATCGAAAATATCAAGTCTTTTAACAGAAAATAATACTAGTATTTTTGCCATTTCGACCTACTAATACGGATTACGTTTTAACGAAAATAGTAGATTTCCAAAGAGCACTCTGATTCTTAGAAGAAGCAGGGGATCAGATTTAGGGAGAATTTTTGCAAGAAACGAAAGGTACTTTTGAATATAAATAAGAGAATTTTATGAAAACTTTCTATTTCTGTTTGTAATCTTTTTTAAACTGTGCTAACATGGATAGGGATTTTTTAAGGAGATAAGCATGTTTAAGAATTTTAAGAAGAGCCTTTCTCATCTACGAGAAAAGCGCTTTTGGCTACCAAGCCTTATGATAATGCTAGTTGCTTTTTTACTGATTCTTCCACAAATTATATCAAAAGGTGTTATTGTTGGTAGTGATTTTCTCTTTCACTACAATCGTTTCTATGAAACGGCTATGCAGATTAAGACTGGTAACTTCAGTTATTTTATATCCTTGTATGGCTTTTATAGCTCAGGGCGGATTGTTAATGCGTTATACGGTCCCTATTTTGCCTATTTTCAAGGTTTACTGGTTTTAATCAGTCGTAATTGGTACACGTATCAGTTAGTGTCACGCTTTTTGTTGAGTGTGATTGCAGGCTTTTCAATGTATCGATTAACACGTAGAGTAGCTGTCAAGCCTAAAATTTCTTTAGCCATTGCTATTTTTTACATGATGACTTTTTCTGTTCAATATTGGACATTTAGGCAAGGTTTTTCAAGTTGGGGAGCTGCTTTTATGCCGTGGTGCATGATTCCAGCGATTGATTTTGTAAAAACTAAAAAAGTAGGCGTGCTACGCTTAGCTGTTGCTGTCGCTTTGATGATGCAAGTTCATATGCTAAGCTGTTTCTTGCTTATTGTTTCTTATTTGCCGTTTTATTTGTACGGTTTTATCAAATCTCAAGAAAAGAAAACCATTATCATCAAAGGAATACAAGCTGTTTTACTGGCTCTTTTATTGACAACGAATGTCTGGGCTGCGCTTATTGACGTCGGGCGTAGTAATAATTTGGTTGAACCATTTATCAATTCAAAATTATATATTATGACGGTGAATCAACGTAGCATTCAATGGCTGATAACACCGTTACCTTTGCTACTTTTGGTGCTGTATCAATTGTATTTTTCATTCAGACATTGGCGCCATTTTGATATACTCTTGCGAGTTACAACAGGAACATTTTTCTTCTTTCTCGTTCTGTCAAGTAGCATTTTTCCTTGGTACAGTATTAATAAATTAAACCTTTCTTTAGTCAATTTAATTCAATTCCCGTTTCGCTTTTTTGTGCCCGCTACGGTGCTATTATTATTAGCAGTAGCGCTAGTTTTAGAGCGTTATTTTGATATCAAATGGTCCAGACTAGTGACAGCCGGAGCGATTTTGATTAATCTTTTCAGCCTTGCTCAGCTAACACATCTGCAACAAGAAAAGATTGTTGAATACTATACTGCTAAACACCCTATCAAAACTAAAAAACATACCTTTGTTTGGGGAAAGCCTGAGGAAGTTCGAGCTAGTTTTCACAGTTCAGATTTAGATGAACTGTTAAATTTAATCTCGAAATCAACACCAGACTATCTTCCTGCTGACAAATCAAACAAGGATAACAAATACGTTCTTTATGAAGAATTTGTCATTAGTCATACAGCTGCTTTTGACAAATCACAAGATGGCAATACTCTTATCTTTACATGGATTGCCGACAATAGTGGTAAGGTCAACATTCCAATCGCCAAATACAAGGATACTGAGCTAACACTCAATGGTAAGAAACTAAGTTGTAAGGACTATTCCTTGTCAGGAATCGGAACACCGACTGTGACACAAAAAGTCGGAAAAAACATATTAAAAATCACTTACCATATTGGTGTCTGGTTCAAACCTTTACTGATTGGCAACGTCTTCACATGGCTAGCAGTAGCAGGCTATGCTTGGCTAAAGAAATTAAGAATGATAAAAAAAGTATAATAATTTTAGGACTGGAATTGCACATCCAGTCTTTTTATTTTACAAAAATCTTGTTTCATGTTAGATTTCTTTCCCAAAACTACTAAAAAAAGCTGTGAACTCTTTCAAAAAATGTTAGAATAGAGGAGCAGAGATATTTTAGAAGGAGGTTCGCTTATGAAGTTTCTAGAATTAAACAAAAAGCGACATGCCGTCAAAACCTTCAATGACAAAGCTGTTGATTATAAGGATTTACGAACAGCCATTGAAATCGCTACATTAGCTCCAAGTGCTAATAATATCCAACCTTGGAAATTTGTTGTGGTGGAAGATAAAAAAGCCGAACTTGCTGAACATCTTCCAGAAATTAATAAAAAGCAAGTAGAGCAAGCTCAATACGTTGTAGCAATTTTTACCGATACAGATTTGGTTCAACGTTCTCGCAAAATTGCTCGTATTGGTGTCAAGTCATTGAGTAATGATATGTTAGGCTACTACATGGAGACTTTACCTGCTCGTTTTGCAGAATTTGACGACAAACGTAAAGGTGAATACCTTGCTCTTAATGCTGGAATTGTTGCCA
Coding sequences within:
- a CDS encoding NAD-dependent succinate-semialdehyde dehydrogenase, with the protein product MAYKTTYPYTNEILATFDNATDEALEEALANGHALYKKWRAEGGLAERKAQLRKIAELLRRDVDKYAEVMTKDMGKLFVEAKGEVDLCAEIADYYADKAEEFLKPRPLENINGDAYYIKQATGVLVAVEPWNFPFYQIMRVFAPNFMIGNPMILKHASICPASAQAFDDLVLEAGAPIGAFKNLFLSYDQVSKAIADPRVVGVCLTGSERGGASIAAEAGANLKKSSMELGGNDAFIILEDADFDLLDKTIFFARLYNAGQVCTSSKRFVVVGQENYDKFVDMVVKHFKSAKWGDPMDQATTLAPLSSAAAKEEVLGQIKLAKQNGATVVYGDEPIDHPGNFVMPTVLTNITKENPIYNQEIFGPVASIYKVDTEEEAIALANDSSYGLGGTVFSENLNHAKEVAAKIETGMSFINSGWTSHPEIPFGGIKNSGYGRELSELGFDAFVNEHLVFVPND
- the uvrC gene encoding excinuclease ABC subunit UvrC, whose translation is MNELIKHKLELLPDSPGCYIHKDKNGTIIYVGKAKNLKNRVRSYFHGSHNTKTELLVSEIEDFEYIVTGSNTEALLLEINLIQENMPKYNIKLKDDKSYPFIKITTNEQYPRLMITRQIKKDGAMYFGPYPDSGAATEIKRLLDRIFPFKKCTNPANKVCFYYHLGQCKAHTICHVDHDYFVDMAHDVKNFLNGQDNKIVDQLKDKMQKASDLMEFERAAEYRDLLQAISTLRTKQRVMSQDMMDRDIFGYYVDKGWMCVQVFFVRQGKLIQRDVNMFPYYNDPEEDFLTYMGQFYRDNKHFIPKEIFIPKEIDEDLVKAIVDTKIIKPQRGEKKQLVNLAIKNARMSLQQKFDLLEKDVKKTYGAVENIGELLNIPKPVRIEAFDNSNIQGTSPVAAMVVFVNGKPSKKDYRKFKIKTVVGPDDYASMREVIYRRYSRVLKDGLVPPDLIIIDGGQGQVNVARDVIENKLGLDIPIAGLQKNDKHQTHELLFGDPLEVVELPRNSEEFFLLQRIQDEVHRFAITFHRQVRSKNSFSSKLDGIAGLGPKRKQLLMKHFKSLPNIQKADIDDIVNCGIPRNVATAIKAKLSDEEAANAND
- a CDS encoding nitroreductase family protein, which produces MKFLELNKKRHAVKTFNDKAVDYKDLRTAIEIATLAPSANNIQPWKFVVVEDKKAELAEHLPEINKKQVEQAQYVVAIFTDTDLVQRSRKIARIGVKSLSNDMLGYYMETLPARFAEFDDKRKGEYLALNAGIVAMNLVLALTDQDISSNIILGFDKSSTNDILEIDKRFRPELLITVGYSDNKPEPSYRLPVDEIIERR